Proteins from one Impatiens glandulifera chromosome 2, dImpGla2.1, whole genome shotgun sequence genomic window:
- the LOC124925995 gene encoding replication factor C subunit 3, producing the protein MLWVDKYRPKALDKVLVHEDVAQNLKKLVTEQDCPHLLFFGPPGSGKKTLIMALLRQLFGASADKVKVENKTWKINAGARTIDLDLTTLSGTYHIELNPSDAGFQDRYIVQEVIKDMANNRQIDTKGGKKGFKVLILNEVDKLSREAQYSLRRTMEKYSASCRLILCCNSSSKVTEAIRSRCLNMRIPAPTEEQIIRVLEFIGKKEGLQLPSGFASCIAEKSNRNLRRAILAFETCRVQQYPFTSNQTIPPMDWEEYVSEIASDIMKEQSPKRLFQVRGKLYELLVNCIPPEIILKRLLYELLKKLDDELKHELCHWAAYYEHRMRLGQKAIFHLEAFVAKFMSIYKGFLIATFG; encoded by the exons ATGTTGTGGGTCGACAAATATCGTCCAAAAGCCCTAGACAAGGTTCTGGTGCACGAGGATGTGGCTCAGAATCTAAAAAAACTG GTCACTGAGCAGGATTGTCCCCATTTACTATTCTTTGGTCCTCCTGGTTCTGGAAAGAAAACCCTAATCATGGCCCTGTTAAGGCAACTCTTTGGAGCCAGTGCAGATAAG GTTAAGGTGGAGAATAAGACTTGGAAAATCAAt GCTGGGGCGAGAACTATTGATTTGGACCTCACAACATTATCGGGTACATATCATATTGAGCTCAATCCCAGTGATGCTGGCTTCCAGGATAGATATATCGTTCAAGAGGTAATTAAAGATATGGCAAATAACAGACAAATTGACACCAAAGGGGGGAAGAAAGGGTTTAAAG TGTTGATACTGAACGAGGTTGACAAGCTTTCTAGAGAAGCTCAATATTCTCTTCGAAGAACAATGGAGAAATATAGTGCATCATGTAGGTTGATTTTGTGTTGCAACAGTTCTTCAAAGGTTACTGAGGCAATACGTTCTCGATGCTTGAATATGCGAATCCCAGCACCAACAGAGGAACAG ATTATTCGAGTACTGGAATTCATTGGCAAAAAAGAAGGTTTGCAACTTCCATCTGGTTTTGCTTCCTGCATAGCAGAGAAGTCAAATCGGAATTTAAGAAGGGCTATTCTAGCATTTGAGACGTGCCGGGTGCAACA GTATCCTTTCACAAGTAACCAAACCATCCCACCGATGGACTGGGAGGAGTATGTTTCCGAGATAGCTTCAGATATAATGAAGGAGCAGAGCCCTAAAAG GCTTTTTCAGGTTAGGGGCAAATTATACGAGTTACTTGTGAATTGTATTCCTCCAGAGATTATTTTAAAG AGGCTGCTCTATGAATTGTTGAAGAAACTGGATGATGAGTTGAAACATGAACTGTGTCACTGGGCGGCCTATTAT GAACATAGGATGCGCCTCGGACAGAAAGCGATCTTTCATCTAGAAG CATTTGTGGCCAAGTTCATGAGCATCTACAAGGGTTTCCTAATCGCAACATTTGGCTAA
- the LOC124924605 gene encoding uncharacterized protein LOC124924605, translating into MISIEKSQRSNKKEFASLLETHKEMEKTMKRNTYEINVLNNPYSKFEKNFFKRQSERVDAERMEQAVSFAKQIQAVKNAEVALNKEKNLISHDVDNVKRGEGSSRGSGSSRGGVSTCTRSKRKLVDEGGCRPIKRGGGRSGDRGGGSGGRGGRTLPPFQNLLTGEGFAYPNVKRKEQ; encoded by the exons atgataagtATCGAAAAGagtcaaagatcaaacaagaaggaaTTTGCCTCTCTTCTTGAAACTcataaagaaatggagaagaccATGAAGAGGAACACGTATGAGATTAACGTCCTCAACAACCCCtactccaaatttgaaaagaactttTTCAAACGGCAGTCCGAAAG AGTTGATGCTGAGCGAATGGAACAAGCTGTTTCCTTTGCAAAACAGATTCAAGCCGTTAAAAATGCTGAAGTTGCTcttaataaagagaaaaacctTATTTCCCATGacgttgataatgttaaaaggGGGGAAGGAAGTTCAAGAGGCAGTGGAAGCAGTAGAGGAGGTGTTTCGACATGCACCAGATCCAAAAGAAAACTCGTTGATGAAGGAGGTTGCAGACCAAtcaaaagaggtggaggtcgaagcggcGACCGTGGTGGTGGAAGCGGTGGTCGTGGTGGCCGTACTCTCCCTCCATTTCAAAACCTCTTGACTGGTGAAGGGTTTGCATACCCAAACGTGAAAAGGAAAGAACAATAA